The genomic segment GCTCGATCCTTCCGCTTCCGCCGGTGCCGCCCCGGCAGGGGCTGGTGCCCGCGTCATTGGTAGCGGCGCCGGCGACGGGCCAGGCCCGGACGTGATGGCGGCCGCGACGCTTGATGGCAACAAGGTCTACTCCTCCGACGGTGAGGATATTGGGAAGATCTCGGACATCATGCTCGACGTGCGTAGCGGCCGCGTCGCCTATGCTGTGCTCACCGCCGGCGGCTTTCTCGGGATGGGCGGGACGCTACACGCTATTCCATGGAGCGCGTTGACGCTCGACACGGACGAGAAGTGCTTCCATCTCTCCGTTGCGGCCGAGCGCGTGAAGACCGCGCCGGGTTTCGACAGGGATCATTGGCCAGCGATGGCTGATCCCCAGTGGGGTGCGTCGGTCCACCAGTTCTACGAGCGTGAGCCATACTGGGCGGCTACGCGCGACGTGGTCGAGCGCGATCCCGCTGTTCCGGTCGATCCGTCTACACGCCTCTAACGTTGCCACGGACGCCCGCTCTTCGACGGTTCTTCACCGGAGACGCTGTCGAGACTGTGACGTCCCCCCTTCTTGATCCGTTCGGCCCGGAGACCATGGACGAAAAAAAACCCGCGGTTCCGAGGAACGCGCGGGCGGGCTAAATAAGTTAAGGCAAGGACCCCGTCGGGCAGGCCATTGGCTCGCTGACTATCGATCCGTCGCCGCAGCCTCTCTATCAGCGAAAGTACCCGGCATCCACGGGACGAACTCCACCAATGCGCTACCGCATAGGGGCTCGGCCCGCCCCCTGCCGAAAAGGTGGCTCCAGTCGCCATCTGCCGCCCGCGAATCCGGCAGCGTGCTGGCATGCTGGCCAATCATGCGACGTAGCGCGTTGGCTGGCGTTACACCAAGCAGCTGGCAGGCAGCATAAAAGGCTTCCGTTTCCGAGTCGTAAGAGGTCTGGCCGCACCCGGAAAAATGCCATTTCAGACCCGGCTGCGGGCCGGCGCGATCGGAATCGCGCTGAAACGTGCTGACACCAACGTCCATCAGCTTGTCCCGCATGGCGAATTCCTGTGCCTCGGTCAATAAATATGCTGCGTTGACAGGCCCGTGGGCGGCCATACTTCCCCAGATGTGCCCACCGATGTCGACAGCGAACACTGCCCGCAGCGCGCTGCTGCCGCGCTCGAATCTCAGCACAAGCATCAACGACGTCGTCAGGGCAGTTACCCGGTCAGCGGCCACGCTCCGGTCGCGAACCTCAACGCGCACTGGCGTGGTCCACTCATCACCCCAGGAAGAGCGCTTCCATGTCGAATCCGTTCCAGTCAGTGAAACACCCTGACCGAAATCATAGGTGGCGAGAGCGTTAAACGCATGGTTGAGTCGTTCCCGCAGAATTGTTGCCTGTTTCAATTTACTCTCCAGAATGGGGGGCGCCGAGGCGCCCGATGAAACTGACGGTTCAAATGCGCAAGCCCGGATAAATACAGACGTGCGTCATCCATTCGCTACCGGACGGCAACGCGTTCACGAATTTTGCGAGGTCCATGTCGCGGTAGTTCAGCTCGATGTGACTGCCCCGGAGAATCGCCGCCTGTAGGTAGAACAGCGTCGCTAGTCCCTCTTTACCGAACTGCTCCGTGATTCCGCTCAGCGTTTCCTCCGAGTCGATAAGCTCGCGCGAAAATCGGGCGCTCGCCGCAGCGCAATTCAACGACACAACCGCAGCAATGCATGCGTCAGCCTGATCACCGATATCTCC from the Paraburkholderia sp. D15 genome contains:
- a CDS encoding PRC-barrel domain-containing protein, encoding MDPLAPRDPIDPLDPSASAGAAPAGAGARVIGSGAGDGPGPDVMAAATLDGNKVYSSDGEDIGKISDIMLDVRSGRVAYAVLTAGGFLGMGGTLHAIPWSALTLDTDEKCFHLSVAAERVKTAPGFDRDHWPAMADPQWGASVHQFYEREPYWAATRDVVERDPAVPVDPSTRL